A single Colias croceus chromosome 10, ilColCroc2.1 DNA region contains:
- the LOC123694818 gene encoding uncharacterized protein LOC123694818, with the protein MNSIQICLVELLFVIYVADNVKAITVKPCPTNKIAPHRRTSRYDHARTFGHIFSLFVPDDVQGNYQGSLQEEPQADDPEDCGEIEDYDENDLSSVTQKKQEQANRRFFGPFSFINGHYNRPPRTTTIRAEKNTYSPTRPPPGGYFGTNPYRPQMQLSPSDYLKPVQEYSQEPQMHYRPGLVGVPLGHVVGMHQLKPTRHSSSTTTQNKEHHKVQNSQMHTSHRHPKARNVNENGILRSFVDLLF; encoded by the exons ATGAATTCAATACAAATCTGTTTAGTGGAACTCTTATTT GTAATATATGTGGCCGATAATGTAAAAGCAATAACAGTGAAACCGTGTCCGACCAACAAGATAGCTCCACATCGGCGGACGTCACGTTATGATCACGCTCGGACATTTGGGCacatttttagtttatttgtaCCTGATGATGTACAAGGAAATTACCAGGGGAGTCTTCAAGAAGAACCACAAGCAGACGATCCTGAGGATTGTGGCGAAATAGAGgattatgatgaaaatgatTTGAGCTCAG TTACGCAGAAAAAACAAGAACAAGCGAATAGACGCTTTTTCGGTCcgtttagttttataaatggTCATTATAATAGACCCCCAAGGACCACAACAATTCGCgcagaaaaaaatacttatagcCCGACACGTCCTCCCCCTGGAGGCTATTTTGGCACCAATCCGTATAGACCTCAGATGCAGTTAAGCCCATCTG ATTATTTAAAACCTGTCCAAGAGTATAGTCAAGAGCCCCAAATGCACTATCGACCCGGATTGGTCGGAGTTCCACTTGGCCATGTAGTGGGAATGCATCAACTGAAACCTACGAGACATTCGTCTTCAACCACAACACAAAATAAAGAGCATCACAAAGTACAAAACTCGCAGATGCACACATCGCATAGGCACCCAAAGGCTAGAAATGTAAACGAAAATGGAATACTACGTTCGTTCGTAgatttgttgttttaa
- the LOC123694817 gene encoding retinoid-inducible serine carboxypeptidase-like: protein MKSLIFISIVRIFVLALCDEQNPYLEALRDKPWKSVHRYVEVRPGAFLFYWFYYADGTMNGAEQKPLIIWIQGGPGNTASGIGNFCEIGPLTMDMTPRNHTWVRGRNVLLIDHPVGTGFSYALNKSLYVKTDRDAARDLLRAIKVFLKFHKEFRKTPTYIIGQSYGGKLSARLGFYLHLAIKNKHLKMNLKGIGIGSGWIDTKESSIQQPRYLYDMGLIDIKTYNKAMNIAKNISYLISIRHHAKAAEYDHLMFQTFINDTSTEINLENINKYSNYWALHDLSLKVNLYVKPTLAVNQSIVWTYISHSAYYGLKNDFVLPGTKFLETLLNRTKLRIVVFNGNLDAVTPLSAATNWVHNLKWYGAKKFMESTRIPIRGQRNGFYKSYDNFSFWAVFGSGHWVPEDNPTAMEEILEYLTRA, encoded by the exons atgaaaagtttaatttttatatcaatcgtACGCATATTTGTTTTAGCACTATGTGACG aacaaAACCCATACTTAGAAGCCCTTCGTGACAAACCTTGGAAAAGCGTTCACAGGTATGTCGAAGTGCGGCCAGGAGCTTTTCTCTTCTATTGGTTCTATTACGCCGATGGAACTATGAATGGCGCTGAACAAAAACCCCTAATAATTTGGATACAGGGTGGCCCAGGAAACACAGCTTCTGGTATTGGAAACTTTTGTGAAATTGGTCCTTTAACAATGGATATGACGCCTAGAAATCATACTTGG gtGAGAGGAAGAAACGTGTTATTAATAGATCATCCAGTTGGAACAGGATTCAGTTACGCCTTAAACAAGTCTCTGTATGTGAAAACTGACCGAGATGCAG CAAGAGACCTATTACGGgcaataaaagtatttttaaaatttcacaaGGAATTTCGCAAAACACCAACTTACATCATCGGCCAAAGCTATGGTGGAAAGTTAAGTGCGAGGTTGGGATTTTATCTACATTTG gctataaaaaataaacatttaaaaatgaactTGAAAGGAATTGGTATCGGCAGTGGTTGGATCGATACAAAGGAAAGTTCTATACAACAACCCCGATATTTGTATGACATG GGTTTGATCGACATAAAAACTTACAACAAAGCTATGAACatagcaaaaaatataagctATCTTATAAGCATCAGGCATCACGCTAAAGCAGCTGAGTACGACCACTTGATGTTCCAAACCTTTATAAACGATACGAGCACagaaattaatttagaaaatattaataaatacagtaATTATTGGGCATTACACGACCTGTCGCTTAAAGTTAACTTATACGTGAAACCGACGTTGGCTGTGAATCAATCTATTGTTTGGACCTACATATCGCATTCTGCGTATTATGGTTTAAAGAACGATTTTGTTTTACCTGGAACCAAATttt taGAAACCCTGCTGAACCGCACTAAGTTACGAATTGTTGTGTTTAATGGAAATTTAGACGCAGTAACACCTCTCAGTG CCGCAACAAATTGGGTACATAACCTAAAATGGTATGGAGCAAAAAAATTCATGGAGTCTACAAGAATACCTATTCGTGGTCAACGAAATGGATTCTATAAAAGCTACGATAATTTTAGTTTCTGGGCCGTATTCGGCTCCGGACATTGG gtTCCCGAAGACAATCCTACAGCTATGGAAGAAATATTGGAATATTTGACTCGTGCGTAA